A portion of the Acidisoma sp. PAMC 29798 genome contains these proteins:
- a CDS encoding homoserine dehydrogenase, translated as MSQPLRIGLAGLGTVGIGTLRLLRDNATIVAARAGRPLTVTAVSARDRTRDRGVDLDGLAWHEDPTDLAADPTVDVVVEVIGGSEGPAADVVRAAIAAGKPVVTANKALLALHGAELAAQAEAQGVPLAFEAAVAGGIPAIKALREGLAGNNLLAISGILNGTCNYILTVMREQGRDFADVLSDAQKLGYAEADPAFDIDGVDAAHKLAILAALAFGRPVEFGAIHVEGIRGVSALDIAFAKELGFRIKLLGIAKRQDGGIEMRVHPAMVPEAEPIAQVDGVFNAVVAEGDFSGRVMLMGRGAGAGPTASAVVADLIDIARGRLTPIWGVEGHAQGTLPASPMADHHGAYYLRLMVLDRPGVIADVTAVLRDAGVSLQSMLQHGRAPGEAVPIVLVTHETREADMMQALARIAGLESVLEPPALIRIETA; from the coding sequence ATGAGCCAGCCGCTGCGCATCGGCCTCGCGGGGCTCGGCACCGTCGGCATCGGCACGCTGCGCCTGCTGCGCGACAACGCGACCATCGTCGCCGCCCGCGCCGGACGCCCCCTCACCGTCACCGCCGTATCGGCACGCGACCGCACGCGGGACCGTGGGGTCGATCTCGACGGCCTTGCCTGGCACGAGGACCCGACCGACCTCGCCGCCGACCCGACCGTCGATGTGGTCGTCGAGGTTATTGGCGGCAGTGAGGGACCAGCCGCCGATGTGGTCCGCGCCGCCATCGCCGCCGGCAAACCGGTGGTGACCGCCAACAAGGCGCTGCTGGCCCTGCATGGCGCGGAACTCGCCGCCCAGGCGGAGGCGCAGGGCGTGCCGCTCGCCTTTGAGGCGGCGGTCGCCGGCGGCATTCCCGCCATCAAAGCCCTGCGCGAAGGCCTCGCGGGCAATAACCTGCTCGCCATCTCCGGCATCCTCAACGGCACCTGCAATTACATCCTGACGGTGATGCGCGAGCAGGGCCGCGACTTCGCGGATGTACTCAGTGACGCCCAAAAGCTGGGCTATGCCGAGGCCGACCCCGCCTTCGACATCGACGGCGTGGACGCGGCCCATAAGCTCGCCATCCTGGCGGCGCTCGCCTTCGGCCGGCCGGTGGAATTCGGGGCTATTCATGTCGAGGGCATTCGCGGCGTCTCGGCGCTCGACATCGCCTTCGCCAAGGAACTCGGCTTTCGCATCAAGCTGCTCGGCATTGCCAAACGCCAGGATGGCGGCATCGAAATGCGCGTGCATCCCGCCATGGTGCCGGAGGCGGAGCCCATCGCCCAGGTGGATGGCGTCTTCAATGCCGTGGTGGCGGAGGGCGATTTCTCCGGCCGCGTCATGCTGATGGGGCGCGGCGCCGGCGCCGGACCCACCGCCTCGGCCGTGGTCGCCGACCTCATCGACATCGCGCGCGGGCGGTTGACGCCGATCTGGGGTGTTGAGGGCCATGCCCAGGGCACCCTGCCCGCCTCGCCCATGGCCGACCATCACGGCGCCTATTACCTGCGGCTGATGGTGCTGGACCGCCCCGGCGTGATCGCGGACGTCACCGCCGTGCTGCGCGATGCCGGCGTCTCGCTGCAATCCATGCTGCAACACGGCCGCGCCCCCGGTGAGGCGGTGCCGATCGTGCTGGTGACGCATGAGACGCGCGAGGCGGATATGATGCAGGCGCTCGCGCGCATCGCCGGGCTGGAAAGCGTGCTGGAGCCGCCGGCTTTGATCCGAATCGAGACGGCGTAA
- a CDS encoding LL-diaminopimelate aminotransferase — protein MTEEFHRIRRLPPYVFAEVNKAKATARAAGADIIDLGMGNPDSPTPPHIVAKLIEAVQDPRTHRYSTSRGIPGLRRALAGYYQRRFGVTLNPETEVIATLGSKEGLANLAAAITSPGDTIMVPNPSYPIHQFGFIIAGAAVRSIPATPDDEMLRAIDRAVRHSVPKPTALIVNFPSNPTAHLATLDFYKELVKLARQHEFYILSDLAYAELYFEGEPPPSVLQVEGARDVTVEFTSLSKTYSMPGWRMGFAAGNQRLVTALTRMKSYLDYGAFTPIQVASVAALNGPQDCVAQMRDLYRERRDVLVPGLAAAGWDIPSPRGSMFAWAPIPPRFAHLGSLDFSQLLLERAQVAVAPGIGFGEHGDGHVRIALVENTQRLRQAVRNIRTFLGNDSNVATDPTNPLKVPA, from the coding sequence ATGACCGAAGAATTCCACCGTATCCGCCGCTTGCCGCCCTATGTCTTTGCGGAGGTCAATAAGGCCAAGGCCACGGCCCGGGCTGCCGGCGCGGATATCATCGATCTCGGCATGGGCAATCCGGATAGCCCAACGCCACCGCATATCGTGGCCAAGCTGATCGAGGCGGTGCAGGATCCGCGCACCCATCGCTATTCCACCAGCCGGGGCATTCCCGGCCTGCGCCGGGCGCTCGCGGGCTATTACCAGCGCCGCTTCGGCGTGACGCTGAACCCCGAGACGGAGGTCATCGCGACCCTCGGCTCGAAGGAAGGGCTCGCCAATCTCGCCGCCGCAATCACCAGTCCGGGCGACACCATCATGGTGCCGAACCCCAGCTACCCGATCCATCAGTTCGGCTTCATCATCGCCGGCGCCGCCGTGCGCAGCATTCCCGCGACCCCGGATGACGAGATGCTGCGCGCCATCGACCGCGCGGTGCGCCATTCCGTGCCCAAGCCCACGGCGCTGATCGTGAACTTCCCGTCCAACCCCACCGCCCATCTCGCCACGCTCGATTTCTACAAGGAGCTGGTGAAGCTCGCGCGCCAGCATGAGTTCTACATCCTGTCCGATCTCGCCTATGCCGAGCTGTATTTCGAGGGTGAGCCGCCGCCCTCCGTGCTGCAGGTCGAGGGTGCGCGCGATGTCACGGTGGAATTCACCAGCCTATCGAAAACCTATTCCATGCCCGGCTGGCGGATGGGCTTCGCCGCCGGCAACCAGCGGCTGGTGACCGCCCTCACCCGCATGAAATCCTACCTCGATTACGGCGCCTTCACGCCAATCCAGGTCGCCTCCGTCGCTGCCCTCAACGGGCCGCAGGATTGCGTCGCCCAGATGCGCGACCTGTATCGTGAGCGGCGGGATGTTCTGGTGCCCGGCCTTGCCGCCGCCGGCTGGGATATTCCCAGCCCACGCGGCTCGATGTTCGCCTGGGCGCCAATTCCGCCGCGCTTTGCCCATCTCGGCAGCCTCGACTTCTCCCAATTGCTGCTGGAGCGCGCCCAGGTGGCGGTCGCCCCGGGCATCGGCTTCGGTGAGCATGGCGACGGCCATGTGCGAATCGCCCTGGTCGAGAATACCCAGCGGCTGCGACAGGCGGTGCGCAATATCCGCACCTTCCTCGGCAATGACAGCAACGTCGCCACTGACCCGACCAATCCCCTGAAAGTGCCCGCATGA